The sequence below is a genomic window from Draconibacterium halophilum.
AAACACCAAAGTTACATTGGATTCCGGCACATTAAGCGAATATTTTCCATCCATATCGGTTGTTATACCGTTGGTGGTGCCTTTTACGATAATACTAACGCCCGGCAACGATTCGTTGTTGGTCTTATCTACTACCTGCCCGGTGATTGTGGTTGTTTGTGCATTTGCAAATGTGGCAAATACAGCCATAAAAACAACCAAACTAATTGCCTTGTATATGCCCGACAGAAAGCTGCTATTCTGGCTTTCATTATTGTTTTTTCGATAGAAATCGAAATGTTGTAAATATCTCATATTTATTGTCTTTGTTCTGGAATTGTTGAATTACTTTTTATTCACCTTATTATTCGTAATCGTGTTGGCACTAATAGGGTAATAAACCATCATCGAAAACTTTAATCTCACTCATTGTAGTGTGGGTTAATCCCGGAGTACGTGTTTCAACAATTCGAATTCTAAAGTATTTTGAAGAATAATTTTTGTCGAGAGAAACGTCGTTTTTTGAAGGACGGGCTGCGGTTTCTAGCACATCTGAAGTCCAGACGGTGGTATAATCAACTCCATCGGCACTGGTTTGCACATCAAATTGTACCGGGTCATTTCCGCGTTGGCTGGAGCTTCTTGTCCAGAACTGGAAACCACCGATGTTTTTAGCTTCGGCAAATGTAATTTGAATGTAGTGAGGAAGCGGTGCTACACCACCCGACCATGCCGAATGCCAGTAGGTATTAAAATCATTATCAACCAAGGCCTCTTTTGGCCCTCTGAAGCCTCCTGAGTATAAGTATCAATCATGTCCGGAGTTAAGGCATGGAACGTTTTTCCTGCCTTTGTAGAAAAAGCAACGGTTTCACCATACGAAGTTCCTGCTTCGTTAGCAGCATAGGCACGAACTTTATAATCCGATTTTGCTGTTAAACCACTTAAAGTTACCGAATAGTCCCAATATTCTTCGGCTATTCCTTCCTTGGTAAATTCCCCAACAGCCACGAAGTTGTCCATTGTTGTGGGCTCCTTGTCTTCATCGGTCCAGCAAATACCCATTGCAATTATTTCCGCTCCCCCATTATCGGTAACAGTACCACTAATAACGGCATTAATGTCAGCAATGTCGGTAACTTCGCCGGTAGTTGTGGTTGGCAAGGTACCAACTTCTTCGTCGTCGCAACTGGCAGTAAAGAAAACTGCTGCCAATGCAAGCA
It includes:
- a CDS encoding discoidin domain-containing protein yields the protein MVDNDFNTYWHSAWSGGVAPLPHYIQITFAEAKNIGGFQFWTRSSSQRGNDPVQFDVQTSADGVDYTTVWTSDVLETAARPSKNDVSLDKNYSSKYFRIRIVETRTPGLTHTTMSEIKVFDDGLLPY